A single window of Candidatus Bathyarchaeota archaeon DNA harbors:
- a CDS encoding response regulator, whose translation MGDPARILIVDDDESIREVLTAILRDEGYIVEAVDTGEKAIQATQQKFYNLALIDIRLPDMEGTKLLTEMKDTVPKMVKIIITGYPTLQNAIEAVNKGADGYIVKPINIEEILKIIREHLKKQEEERKYSEQKMVEFIETRVKELEAKEKVRK comes from the coding sequence TTGGGTGATCCAGCCAGAATCCTTATTGTCGACGACGACGAAAGCATAAGAGAAGTTTTAACGGCTATACTAAGGGATGAAGGCTACATAGTGGAGGCAGTAGACACTGGAGAAAAGGCTATTCAAGCAACCCAACAGAAATTCTACAACCTAGCTTTAATAGACATACGACTGCCCGACATGGAAGGAACAAAACTTCTAACAGAAATGAAGGACACGGTACCAAAAATGGTGAAGATAATAATAACTGGATATCCAACTCTCCAAAACGCGATAGAAGCCGTCAACAAGGGAGCAGACGGATACATAGTAAAGCCAATAAACATTGAAGAAATATTGAAAATAATCAGGGAACATCTGAAAAAACAAGAAGAAGAAAGGAAATACAGTGAACAAAAGATGGTAGAATTCATAGAGACAAGAGTAAAGGAGTTGGAAGCAAAGGAAAAAGTCAGAAAGTAG
- a CDS encoding dihydroorotase family protein, whose translation MLVDRTIVNCKVYLEGEILEAGIAIENGKIVKIGKEPNLPKSSEKINLNGCLALPGLIDVHVHLRDQRQAYEETFYTGTAAAAAGGITTVLDMPNNEPVTMSVQTLRERMKTAEKQALTNIAFYSAFPEEKNQIIQIVKEGAVAFKIFLIKKIGGLNIDDDYEILKALEETGNLNVPVCFHAENRREVEDLMQKLIFEGRNDIKAYLEAHNPDIEAKSVERVIKFAEKSKAKVHVCHVSSSKSLMLISEAKEKGLNITCEVTPHHLLLSTEDFGEKGSLLITDPPVRSEKERRSLWNGLKNGIIDVLASDHAPHLLEEKFSDEIWKVKPGIPGLETTLPLMLTQINKGLFSIQELVRLMAENPAKIFGLDGKGMLKEGFSADITVIDLHKRGVIDSSKFHSKAKYSPFDGWQVKGMPVKTFVNGVLVMDNGEIFAEPGVGEIIRKKF comes from the coding sequence TTGCTGGTTGATAGAACCATCGTAAACTGCAAAGTATATTTAGAAGGGGAAATTTTAGAAGCTGGAATAGCCATAGAAAACGGAAAAATAGTCAAGATAGGAAAGGAACCAAATCTGCCGAAAAGCTCTGAAAAAATAAACCTTAATGGCTGTTTAGCTCTTCCAGGCTTAATAGACGTTCACGTTCACCTAAGAGACCAAAGGCAAGCTTACGAAGAAACATTTTATACTGGTACTGCTGCAGCCGCAGCCGGTGGAATAACCACCGTACTGGACATGCCGAATAACGAACCAGTAACTATGAGCGTTCAAACACTTCGGGAACGTATGAAAACTGCTGAAAAACAAGCTTTAACGAATATTGCGTTTTATTCCGCCTTTCCAGAGGAGAAAAATCAAATAATACAGATAGTGAAAGAGGGCGCTGTAGCATTCAAAATTTTTCTAATAAAAAAGATTGGAGGCCTAAACATAGACGATGATTATGAAATTTTAAAGGCGCTGGAAGAAACGGGAAATTTGAATGTTCCAGTTTGCTTTCACGCTGAAAACCGAAGAGAAGTTGAAGATTTGATGCAAAAACTGATATTTGAAGGTCGAAATGATATAAAAGCCTACTTAGAGGCTCATAATCCAGATATTGAAGCAAAATCAGTGGAAAGAGTGATAAAATTTGCTGAGAAATCAAAGGCGAAGGTTCACGTTTGCCATGTAAGTTCAAGTAAGTCTCTAATGTTAATCTCAGAAGCAAAGGAAAAGGGCTTAAACATCACATGCGAAGTTACCCCTCATCACCTTCTTCTTTCAACTGAAGATTTCGGAGAGAAAGGTTCGCTGCTAATCACTGACCCGCCGGTACGAAGCGAAAAGGAACGGCGAAGTCTATGGAACGGACTAAAAAACGGTATAATAGATGTTCTGGCTTCTGATCATGCTCCGCATTTGTTGGAGGAAAAATTTTCAGACGAAATTTGGAAAGTTAAACCTGGCATACCTGGATTAGAGACAACTTTGCCCTTAATGCTTACGCAAATAAATAAGGGATTATTTTCAATTCAAGAATTGGTGCGTTTAATGGCTGAAAATCCAGCAAAAATTTTCGGTTTAGATGGGAAAGGCATGTTAAAAGAAGGATTTTCGGCTGATATAACCGTGATAGATCTGCATAAAAGAGGAGTAATTGACTCTTCAAAGTTCCATTCTAAGGCTAAGTATTCTCCATTTGACGGATGGCAAGTTAAAGGAATGCCGGTTAAAACATTCGTGAACGGCGTTCTCGTTATGGACAACGGAGAAATATTTGCTGAACCTGGAGTTGGCGAGATAATTCGTAAAAAGTTTTAA
- a CDS encoding CBS domain-containing protein, whose protein sequence is MRVKDIMDRSYPSLYVDELATKARAILRDMGLRILPIIDEDKRLVGIVTRSDLMAITSSVSPIRVQGVMSRPKFVATLEMYADKAVREMLRLDEWYSPVIRSEQDKAYMGVLGLENYIAAAINRGVEALFKPISSIMSTEVITCSPDDEIDNVWRLMMKKAFAGLPVVRKNRVIGMITQKDLLDSGAAFPVFEAKKGRFKAPPKVSSVMRVPVITLKPNNLVRDAAKLIIEKNIGRIPIVNDKDVLVGIVDREDVVKALL, encoded by the coding sequence TTGCGTGTTAAGGATATAATGGACCGAAGCTACCCCTCCCTTTATGTCGATGAGCTAGCAACGAAGGCCCGGGCAATTCTCCGTGACATGGGATTAAGAATTCTTCCAATAATAGATGAAGATAAACGCCTAGTCGGCATCGTTACGAGAAGCGATTTAATGGCTATAACATCCTCGGTTTCTCCAATTCGTGTGCAAGGCGTAATGTCTAGGCCGAAATTTGTTGCAACTCTTGAAATGTACGCTGATAAAGCCGTACGTGAAATGCTGCGTCTTGATGAGTGGTATTCTCCAGTTATACGGTCTGAACAGGACAAAGCCTATATGGGTGTTTTAGGGCTCGAAAACTACATTGCCGCCGCTATAAATAGAGGAGTAGAAGCTCTTTTCAAGCCTATTTCCAGCATAATGTCAACAGAAGTGATAACGTGTTCTCCAGACGATGAAATAGACAATGTTTGGCGTCTAATGATGAAAAAAGCGTTTGCAGGGCTTCCAGTTGTCAGAAAAAATAGAGTTATTGGAATGATAACTCAGAAAGACCTACTTGACAGTGGAGCTGCATTTCCTGTTTTTGAAGCAAAAAAGGGAAGGTTTAAGGCTCCGCCGAAAGTTTCATCCGTTATGCGGGTTCCAGTCATAACTTTGAAGCCAAACAATCTGGTCAGAGATGCAGCTAAACTAATAATTGAAAAAAACATTGGGAGAATACCCATAGTTAATGATAAGGATGTGCTCGTCGGCATAGTTGACCGAGAAGACGTTGTTAAGGCCCTCTTATAG
- a CDS encoding DNA-directed RNA polymerase subunit K, whose protein sequence is MKGTTQERKILVGPPKLTRFERARIVGARALQIAMGAPILIPPPEKQMSPIDIALKELEAGILPITIRRTLPDGTYQDIPLRWLLETE, encoded by the coding sequence ATTAAGGGAACGACGCAAGAAAGAAAAATTTTAGTTGGCCCTCCAAAGCTAACCCGCTTTGAAAGGGCTAGAATAGTAGGGGCTAGAGCCCTACAAATAGCAATGGGAGCCCCAATACTCATCCCTCCCCCGGAAAAACAGATGAGCCCAATAGATATAGCACTGAAAGAACTTGAAGCTGGAATACTTCCAATAACTATTCGAAGAACGCTGCCAGATGGAACCTACCAAGACATTCCCTTAAGATGGCTACTGGAAACAGAATAA
- a CDS encoding CBS domain-containing protein, producing MADIGIREPMLVKDVMSSPVITVHENEPVDKVAQLMDKYKLGCIIVTSEDGKPLGIITERDLVVRVLAKNLLPSKLKAKDVMSSPLITIGPDAKINEAARMMSRLNIRRLGVIYRGELVGIVSSKDILAVTPELIEIIQEKARIQAEGSSREYSESTPFTGYCDRCGAWSDNLKEVEGQFLCEDCRLELEEK from the coding sequence TTGGCTGATATTGGAATAAGGGAACCGATGCTCGTGAAAGACGTTATGAGCAGTCCAGTTATAACTGTTCATGAGAACGAACCAGTAGATAAGGTTGCCCAGCTTATGGACAAGTACAAGCTGGGCTGCATAATAGTTACAAGCGAAGATGGAAAACCGCTTGGCATAATAACGGAAAGGGATTTAGTAGTTCGTGTTTTGGCAAAAAATCTTCTTCCAAGCAAGTTAAAGGCGAAAGATGTTATGAGTTCTCCTCTTATAACCATCGGGCCGGATGCAAAAATAAATGAGGCTGCAAGGATGATGAGCCGGCTTAACATAAGGAGACTTGGAGTAATCTACAGGGGAGAACTTGTAGGAATAGTTTCAAGTAAAGACATTTTAGCTGTAACTCCTGAACTAATTGAAATAATCCAAGAGAAAGCTCGAATACAAGCTGAAGGTTCAAGCAGGGAGTATTCTGAATCTACACCGTTTACGGGTTATTGCGACCGATGCGGAGCTTGGTCCGACAACCTCAAAGAGGTTGAAGGCCAATTTCTATGCGAAGATTGCCGTTTAGAACTTGAAGAAAAGTAG
- a CDS encoding Mut7-C RNAse domain-containing protein, with protein MKFIVDGMLGKLARWLRMLGHNVKYSSALGDEQLLKIAKNEHRTLLTRDLELYQQAVARGVQALYVEGEDEAEKLAKLAKRYGFPLEINLENSRCPKCNARIKPISKELVKGKVPETTYKYYNEFWECQKCGQIYWQGAHWKRINETLTKARSLIEKNKT; from the coding sequence TTGAAATTTATAGTTGATGGGATGCTTGGAAAACTTGCACGTTGGCTCCGCATGCTTGGGCACAACGTTAAATATTCAAGCGCCCTAGGCGATGAACAACTTCTAAAAATAGCCAAAAATGAGCATAGAACATTGTTAACGAGAGATTTGGAACTTTATCAACAAGCAGTTGCCCGTGGGGTTCAAGCACTTTATGTGGAAGGAGAAGACGAAGCTGAAAAACTGGCGAAACTTGCCAAAAGATACGGTTTTCCACTTGAAATTAACCTAGAAAATTCTAGATGTCCAAAATGTAACGCTAGAATTAAACCTATCAGTAAAGAGCTCGTTAAGGGAAAGGTTCCGGAAACAACTTACAAGTACTACAATGAATTTTGGGAATGCCAGAAATGCGGCCAAATCTACTGGCAAGGAGCCCATTGGAAAAGAATAAATGAAACTCTAACTAAAGCGAGAAGTCTAATTGAGAAAAATAAAACGTAG
- a CDS encoding GAF domain-containing protein — protein MRKRLIQNDFFAFFDEIDEPVYVADPETYEVLYVNKNLKKFVGEDVIGKKCYRVFQGFDKPCPFCTNKYIFGKNLGKTYIWDFKNRKNGRWYHCIDRAIRWHDGRHVRFEIAIDITERKKFEERLAALHKYSQHLHMAKNMEEIYALTFNAIKETLGFEVASILMLEKNALKVVAQHGFPESLGHKVPLHEEKGITARAAKTKRPMLIPDVQKDPAYIKTVPGIRSELAVPIMIGKKVIGVLNIESKRANAFDKGDIELLEILAAHTAIAISGLRKQQKEEKKSKQLAALMKSSAEIVRAKDLRSRLKVIAKAIKSLGWRRVVISVRDENLEITDLVTVGLTREEKKLLWERRAPGHVWRERLGPKFQRFKIGEFFYLPWNDPWVREHVHGVPPEAPSDSVEFMAGVPSRLSPDEMVDWHPQDMLYAPLRTPDEKIVGIISIDDPVDGRKPTRESLAPLEIFLNLAAVAIENARLIEELEKARKELKDYAEKLELKVEERTRELRESQKKLLKAERLAAIGQLAGQVGHDLRNPLTGITGAVYYLKKKAYSKLDEESRKMLEIIEKDARYANKIVNDLLEFSREYHLQPTSITVRALVEKALSSVKVPDNVKVINRTSHKHKLVVDVGYMQRVFLNLIINAFDAMPNGGTLTIRSQTSTTHVKIFFRDTGVGIPEENMEKIWGPLFTTKSKGMGLGLSICKRIVEAHGGTISVKSKVGKGTTFTVTLPLKPKIKEGGEKVWVIQPESLLSTTTKA, from the coding sequence ATGCGAAAAAGGCTAATTCAAAATGATTTTTTCGCCTTTTTTGATGAGATCGATGAACCAGTTTACGTTGCTGATCCTGAAACCTATGAAGTCCTCTATGTAAATAAAAATTTGAAGAAATTTGTTGGCGAAGATGTAATTGGCAAGAAATGTTATAGGGTTTTTCAAGGTTTTGATAAACCTTGTCCTTTCTGCACTAACAAGTATATTTTTGGAAAAAACCTTGGAAAAACTTACATTTGGGACTTTAAAAACAGAAAGAACGGTAGATGGTACCACTGTATAGATAGAGCCATACGCTGGCATGACGGAAGGCATGTTCGGTTCGAAATTGCCATAGATATCACGGAAAGGAAAAAATTTGAGGAGAGATTAGCGGCTCTTCACAAGTATAGTCAACATCTCCATATGGCCAAAAACATGGAGGAAATCTATGCATTAACATTTAACGCCATCAAAGAAACATTAGGATTTGAAGTTGCAAGTATTTTGATGCTGGAGAAAAACGCTTTAAAAGTGGTTGCTCAACATGGATTTCCCGAATCTCTAGGTCATAAAGTGCCACTCCATGAAGAAAAAGGAATAACCGCCAGAGCAGCTAAGACGAAAAGACCTATGCTTATCCCGGACGTGCAGAAAGATCCAGCATATATAAAAACTGTACCGGGAATTCGTTCTGAGTTGGCAGTTCCAATAATGATTGGAAAAAAGGTTATCGGAGTTTTAAACATTGAGAGTAAAAGGGCGAACGCCTTCGATAAAGGGGATATAGAACTCCTTGAAATTCTCGCAGCACACACTGCAATAGCCATAAGCGGATTAAGAAAACAGCAAAAAGAGGAGAAAAAATCAAAACAGCTAGCCGCTTTAATGAAAAGTTCAGCTGAAATTGTACGTGCAAAGGACTTACGTTCAAGACTTAAAGTGATCGCAAAAGCCATAAAATCGCTTGGTTGGAGAAGAGTTGTCATATCCGTAAGAGACGAAAACTTAGAAATCACCGATCTTGTAACTGTGGGCTTAACTAGAGAAGAGAAAAAACTTCTATGGGAAAGAAGAGCACCAGGACATGTTTGGCGTGAACGACTCGGCCCAAAATTCCAACGTTTTAAAATAGGAGAGTTCTTCTATCTTCCATGGAATGACCCGTGGGTTCGTGAACACGTTCACGGTGTTCCTCCAGAGGCGCCTTCGGATAGCGTAGAATTTATGGCCGGCGTTCCAAGTAGGCTTAGCCCAGATGAAATGGTTGACTGGCACCCGCAAGATATGCTTTATGCCCCTCTACGCACTCCAGACGAGAAAATCGTAGGAATAATAAGCATTGACGACCCCGTTGATGGAAGAAAACCTACACGTGAATCCTTAGCCCCCCTTGAGATTTTCCTAAACCTTGCAGCAGTTGCCATCGAAAACGCTAGACTTATAGAAGAGCTGGAAAAAGCAAGGAAGGAACTAAAGGATTACGCCGAAAAACTTGAGTTGAAAGTTGAAGAGAGAACAAGGGAATTAAGAGAGTCCCAGAAGAAACTGTTGAAGGCTGAAAGATTAGCTGCAATTGGACAGCTCGCCGGCCAAGTTGGACATGACCTTCGAAATCCATTAACTGGAATAACAGGCGCAGTCTACTACTTGAAAAAGAAAGCATACTCAAAGCTGGACGAAGAATCTAGGAAAATGCTGGAAATAATAGAGAAAGATGCGAGATACGCCAACAAAATAGTTAACGACCTCCTTGAATTCTCAAGAGAATACCATCTACAACCAACTTCGATAACTGTCAGAGCACTCGTCGAGAAAGCACTTTCAAGCGTTAAAGTTCCAGATAACGTGAAAGTTATCAATAGAACTAGTCATAAGCACAAACTCGTAGTTGACGTCGGTTATATGCAACGCGTATTTCTAAATCTAATAATAAACGCGTTTGACGCTATGCCCAATGGTGGAACCCTAACAATCCGAAGTCAAACTTCAACTACGCACGTGAAAATCTTCTTCAGAGACACTGGAGTAGGCATACCTGAGGAGAATATGGAGAAAATTTGGGGGCCTCTCTTTACAACTAAGTCAAAGGGTATGGGGCTAGGTTTAAGCATATGTAAACGTATTGTTGAAGCTCACGGCGGAACCATATCTGTTAAAAGTAAAGTTGGAAAAGGCACAACCTTCACGGTCACTTTGCCTTTAAAGCCGAAAATTAAGGAAGGAGGTGAGAAAGTTTGGGTGATCCAGCCAGAATCCTTATTGTCGACGACGACGAAAGCATAA
- a CDS encoding CBS domain-containing protein, giving the protein MSRRVGKRETFRSLREGGPVSLKGHPSKKREGEIMRIAKKPVITMAPTTPVYDAINIMVKEGFRRIPVADPGTKKLLGIITAMDIINYLGGGEKFKIIQKRHGGNFYKAIYEPIKAIMTTKVISIKTTGGIDEAIELMKEHNVGGLPVIDEEEKIWGIVTERDIAFLFAGTISGAKVSSIMSTNVITTKPEASIFQAEKTMVERGFRRLPLVSEGKLAGIVTVMDILRFFGTSQVFQHLKSGTIMQVLQTPVDEIAKKKLITIAPEEDLGKAAKLMEENNVGALPVVQNEKLVGIITERDFFKAVV; this is encoded by the coding sequence TTGAGTAGACGTGTAGGAAAAAGGGAAACGTTCAGATCGCTGAGAGAAGGCGGCCCAGTGTCTTTAAAGGGTCATCCGTCGAAGAAACGTGAAGGAGAAATAATGAGAATAGCAAAGAAGCCAGTCATTACGATGGCACCGACAACTCCGGTCTATGATGCAATAAACATCATGGTCAAAGAAGGGTTCCGTCGAATACCAGTAGCAGACCCTGGAACCAAAAAACTGCTTGGAATAATAACCGCTATGGACATAATAAACTACCTTGGCGGAGGAGAAAAATTCAAAATAATTCAGAAGAGGCATGGCGGGAACTTCTATAAGGCAATTTATGAACCTATAAAGGCAATAATGACGACTAAGGTAATTTCGATAAAAACCACCGGAGGGATTGATGAGGCAATAGAACTTATGAAAGAACATAATGTAGGCGGATTGCCAGTAATAGACGAAGAAGAGAAAATATGGGGGATAGTAACTGAAAGGGACATAGCCTTCCTTTTCGCCGGGACGATAAGCGGAGCCAAAGTCTCAAGCATAATGTCAACAAACGTTATTACAACAAAACCTGAAGCATCAATATTTCAAGCTGAAAAAACAATGGTTGAAAGGGGCTTTAGACGACTGCCGCTCGTTTCCGAAGGAAAACTAGCCGGAATAGTAACCGTAATGGACATTCTAAGATTTTTCGGCACAAGCCAAGTTTTCCAGCATTTGAAGTCCGGAACAATCATGCAGGTTCTGCAAACACCAGTGGACGAAATAGCAAAGAAAAAGCTGATTACTATAGCCCCTGAGGAAGACTTAGGAAAAGCAGCAAAGCTTATGGAAGAAAACAATGTAGGAGCGCTCCCAGTGGTTCAAAACGAGAAACTGGTCGGCATAATCACTGAAAGAGACTTCTTTAAAGCAGTAGTTTAG
- a CDS encoding acyl-CoA/acyl-ACP dehydrogenase, translating into MVDFSFTEEQELFRKSLREWCMKNLPLERIREIDNKHEIPKEILKGMADLGLLLMTVPEEHGGVGADWVMTCIAAEELGYADISIAIPVLFLVESSWGFVVDRYCTEQIREQYVKKAIQGEGFIGIATTEAGGGSDVANVKSTGRKEGENWILNGEKLYTSGTEEAKKWGGGYFVLVRTSPPPTPEKHHLGMTAFFLPIDAPGVEVVKRFEDMGRMGISTGGFVMNDVRLPDYHRLGEEGKGFYLTMEGFDAARLLIGATCLGAARRALEIGMQYIKERVAFGRPIAKFEGIQFELADDWAELEALRSLVYRTAWMMDMKYKEGKFSPREVSKYISACKLKIPPFAFDVFKRVMLWFGAYGYTKECPLEMGLRGIMSYMIGAEGTLNIQRIVIARELLGREYLPYR; encoded by the coding sequence ATGGTTGATTTCAGCTTTACCGAAGAACAAGAGCTTTTCAGAAAATCGCTACGTGAATGGTGCATGAAGAACCTTCCATTAGAAAGGATTAGAGAAATCGACAATAAACATGAGATTCCAAAAGAAATTCTAAAGGGAATGGCTGATTTAGGTTTGCTCTTAATGACCGTTCCGGAGGAGCATGGTGGAGTTGGCGCCGACTGGGTTATGACATGCATCGCAGCCGAGGAGTTAGGATATGCGGACATAAGCATAGCCATACCCGTACTTTTCCTAGTTGAATCTTCATGGGGATTCGTAGTTGACAGATACTGCACTGAACAGATAAGAGAACAATACGTGAAAAAGGCGATTCAAGGCGAAGGCTTCATAGGAATAGCAACAACCGAAGCTGGAGGGGGAAGCGACGTAGCAAACGTAAAGTCAACTGGCAGAAAAGAAGGAGAAAACTGGATTTTAAACGGAGAAAAACTCTACACAAGCGGAACAGAAGAAGCGAAAAAATGGGGAGGAGGCTACTTCGTTCTAGTTAGAACTTCGCCTCCGCCAACTCCGGAAAAGCATCATTTGGGTATGACAGCCTTCTTCCTTCCAATAGATGCGCCCGGAGTGGAAGTAGTCAAAAGATTCGAGGATATGGGAAGGATGGGAATCTCGACAGGCGGCTTCGTAATGAATGATGTACGGCTGCCGGATTACCATAGACTAGGCGAAGAAGGAAAAGGCTTCTACTTAACAATGGAGGGCTTTGACGCTGCTAGGCTTCTGATAGGGGCAACATGCCTAGGCGCAGCGAGAAGAGCGCTAGAAATCGGAATGCAGTACATTAAGGAGAGAGTAGCCTTCGGCCGTCCAATAGCCAAGTTTGAAGGAATCCAATTTGAACTAGCCGACGACTGGGCTGAACTGGAAGCCCTAAGATCGCTTGTTTACCGTACAGCGTGGATGATGGACATGAAGTATAAGGAAGGAAAGTTTTCGCCTAGAGAGGTTAGCAAGTACATTTCTGCATGTAAGCTTAAGATTCCGCCGTTCGCCTTTGACGTCTTCAAGCGTGTCATGCTCTGGTTTGGGGCTTATGGCTACACAAAGGAGTGTCCGCTTGAAATGGGACTAAGGGGAATAATGTCCTACATGATAGGTGCGGAAGGAACGCTTAACATCCAAAGAATAGTGATAGCAAGAGAACTTCTGGGAAGAGAGTATCTGCCTTACCGCTGA
- a CDS encoding TCP-1/cpn60 chaperonin family protein — MSAGPTQAAGIPVLILKEGSSRSRGREAQHANIMAARIVAEAVKTSLGPKGMDKMLVDSFGDVTITSDGRTILDEMDVQHPAAKMMVEVAKTQDNEVGDGTTTVVVLSGELLGKAEELIEKNVHPTIIIDGYKKAAEKALEALDQIAIKVDPTDKEFLTKVAMTSMASKLVSENREYLAKLAVEAILQVAEKTEEGYRVDVDDVKVEKKPGESVTDTKLIKGIVIDKEVVHPGMPKRVENAKIALLNCPLEIEKTEFDAKINIESPEQMEAFLKEEERMLQEMVNKIASVGANVVICQKGIDDAAQHFLARKKILALRRVKKSDMEKLSKATGGKIITNLDDMTEADLGYAALVEERKIGDDKMTFIEGCKHPKSVTILIRGGTERVIDEAERSIHDALCVVRDVVEEPKIVAGGGAPEIEVARILRNYAESLPGREQLAVMSFAEALESIPVTLAENAGLDPIDILSELRARHDKGEKWVGVGVHEGKVIDTYQTNVLEPVSVKKQVIKSATEASTMILKIDDVIAAAKMKPPKMPKGPEGAGY; from the coding sequence TTGTCTGCAGGACCAACACAAGCAGCCGGAATCCCAGTTCTCATATTGAAGGAAGGATCCTCACGTTCTAGAGGAAGGGAAGCTCAACACGCAAACATAATGGCAGCAAGAATAGTTGCAGAAGCAGTTAAGACATCGCTTGGACCGAAGGGCATGGACAAAATGCTAGTTGACAGCTTCGGAGACGTAACCATAACAAGCGACGGACGCACCATCCTAGACGAAATGGACGTCCAACATCCAGCAGCAAAAATGATGGTTGAAGTTGCAAAAACCCAAGACAACGAAGTTGGAGACGGAACAACAACAGTAGTCGTATTATCAGGAGAACTTCTTGGAAAAGCCGAAGAACTAATCGAAAAGAACGTTCACCCAACAATTATAATTGACGGATATAAAAAAGCGGCTGAAAAAGCCCTTGAAGCCCTCGACCAAATAGCCATAAAAGTTGACCCAACCGACAAGGAGTTCCTAACAAAAGTAGCCATGACCTCTATGGCAAGCAAACTTGTATCTGAGAACAGAGAATACCTTGCAAAACTCGCTGTCGAGGCAATTCTACAAGTAGCCGAGAAAACAGAAGAAGGCTACCGAGTGGACGTTGACGACGTTAAAGTTGAGAAAAAACCGGGTGAATCAGTAACTGACACGAAGTTAATCAAAGGCATAGTTATTGACAAAGAAGTTGTACATCCAGGCATGCCGAAAAGAGTTGAAAATGCAAAAATAGCCTTGCTAAACTGCCCATTAGAAATTGAAAAAACAGAATTTGACGCAAAAATCAACATAGAATCACCTGAACAAATGGAAGCCTTCCTCAAAGAAGAGGAACGCATGCTTCAAGAAATGGTGAACAAAATAGCGTCGGTAGGTGCAAACGTTGTTATATGCCAGAAGGGAATAGACGACGCAGCCCAACACTTCTTGGCTAGGAAGAAGATTCTAGCGTTAAGAAGAGTTAAAAAGTCAGATATGGAGAAGTTGTCAAAAGCCACGGGTGGAAAGATAATTACAAACCTTGACGACATGACAGAGGCAGACTTGGGCTACGCAGCACTTGTAGAAGAAAGAAAAATCGGCGACGACAAAATGACTTTCATAGAAGGATGCAAACATCCGAAGTCAGTTACCATACTAATTAGAGGGGGAACAGAACGAGTAATAGACGAAGCAGAACGTTCAATTCACGACGCACTCTGCGTCGTAAGAGACGTCGTAGAAGAGCCGAAAATAGTTGCAGGTGGAGGAGCCCCAGAAATAGAAGTTGCCCGAATACTTAGAAACTACGCTGAAAGCCTTCCCGGAAGGGAACAACTTGCAGTTATGAGCTTCGCCGAAGCCTTAGAAAGCATACCAGTAACGCTGGCTGAAAACGCTGGCTTAGACCCAATAGATATACTGTCAGAACTTAGGGCACGCCACGATAAAGGCGAAAAATGGGTGGGAGTAGGTGTCCACGAAGGAAAGGTCATAGATACTTATCAAACAAACGTTTTGGAACCTGTATCGGTTAAAAAGCAAGTTATCAAGTCGGCAACCGAAGCCTCAACCATGATACTTAAAATCGACGATGTAATTGCCGCCGCTAAGATGAAGCCTCCCAAAATGCCTAAAGGCCCTGAGGGTGCAGGATATTAA
- a CDS encoding GNAT family N-acetyltransferase: MMAMHDIEFRKLTIEDYEEIINLWKRAGLPYKPKGRDSKKAMEKQMETEPNFFLGAFHNGKLIGTVIGSCDFRMKGWINRLAVDPAYRGRGIAKELVTRMEKTLKERGAVVIAALIELPNPASINLFKKLGYTVHDSIVYVTKRESDEV; the protein is encoded by the coding sequence ATGATGGCTATGCATGACATAGAATTTCGGAAACTAACAATAGAGGATTATGAAGAAATAATTAACTTGTGGAAACGGGCAGGCTTACCATACAAGCCGAAGGGAAGAGACAGTAAAAAAGCAATGGAAAAACAGATGGAAACAGAACCAAACTTCTTTCTAGGAGCATTTCACAACGGCAAATTGATTGGAACAGTCATTGGAAGCTGTGACTTCAGAATGAAGGGATGGATAAACAGATTAGCTGTAGACCCAGCTTATCGGGGAAGAGGAATAGCAAAAGAACTTGTAACAAGAATGGAAAAAACACTGAAAGAAAGAGGAGCAGTGGTAATAGCCGCTCTCATCGAGCTGCCTAATCCAGCTTCAATAAATCTGTTTAAAAAGCTTGGATACACCGTCCATGACTCAATAGTTTATGTAACAAAAAGGGAAAGCGACGAAGTGTAA